One segment of Marinobacter sediminum DNA contains the following:
- a CDS encoding TRAP transporter small permease subunit: MRWIIKLDDGLARLSNLCGWVACAAMILMAANVFYDVLARYAFNEVSIGMQEMEWHLYSVVFLLGIPYALRTDGHVRVDVFYTNWSSKAKAWVNLAGAVLFVIPFAYLIGIYGYDFALDSYSMGEGSGDPGGLPHRWIIKAVIPVTAFFIATSGLGMVTYAIRVMSGEKDYEVEHSGEGLA; this comes from the coding sequence ATGCGGTGGATTATCAAACTGGATGACGGCCTCGCCCGACTGTCCAATCTCTGTGGCTGGGTTGCCTGTGCCGCCATGATACTTATGGCGGCCAACGTCTTTTACGACGTTTTGGCCCGCTACGCATTCAACGAAGTCTCAATCGGTATGCAGGAGATGGAATGGCACCTTTATTCGGTGGTCTTCCTGCTTGGTATTCCCTACGCGCTCCGCACGGATGGTCACGTGCGTGTGGATGTCTTCTACACAAACTGGAGCAGCAAGGCCAAAGCCTGGGTTAATCTTGCAGGTGCTGTTCTTTTCGTGATCCCGTTCGCCTACCTCATAGGCATCTATGGTTACGACTTTGCTCTTGATTCCTACAGCATGGGCGAAGGCAGCGGTGATCCCGGCGGTCTACCCCATCGCTGGATCATTAAAGCGGTTATTCCCGTGACAGCATTCTTCATTGCCACCAGCGGCCTTGGCATGGTGACCTACGCCATTCGGGTAATGTCCGGCGAGAAAGACTACGAAGTGGAGCATAGCGGGGAGGGACTGGCATGA
- a CDS encoding TRAP transporter large permease encodes MIGLIMFGAALFMLMLGFPVAFTFGGVALFFGVFAEGMDLFAFMPYRIMSVMQNTVLMAVPLFIFMGVVLQRTKLAEQLLTSMGRLFGGLPGGLAISTILVGALLAASTGVVGASVVAMGLISLPVMLAHKYDKRLATGSICASGTLGQIVPPSIILIILGDVLGLPVGDLFRAAVGPGVVLVGLYIIYILVMTRLKPETAPPMPVDPNRSRKQEIVSALFAIIPPLALIVVVLGSIFTGIATPTESSALGGVGAVVLAIIYRQFSFKMVWDSSKDTVKVTAMVFAILIGATAFSMVFSYTGGDYILEDWLHALPGEQWGFIILAMLVILVLGFFIDFVEISFIIVPILAPVAEAMGINMLWFAILIAMNLQTSFLTPPFGFALFYLKGVAPPNVKTTDIYKGIIPFILIQILVLALIVIFPEWFGMSSMY; translated from the coding sequence ATGATCGGTTTAATCATGTTCGGGGCAGCGCTCTTCATGCTGATGCTGGGCTTCCCGGTTGCCTTTACCTTCGGTGGCGTCGCATTGTTCTTTGGTGTCTTCGCTGAAGGCATGGACCTGTTCGCATTCATGCCCTATCGCATCATGAGTGTGATGCAGAACACCGTTCTGATGGCGGTTCCCCTCTTTATATTCATGGGCGTCGTTCTCCAGCGCACAAAGCTGGCTGAACAACTGCTGACATCCATGGGCCGTCTGTTTGGTGGCCTACCGGGTGGTTTGGCAATCTCAACCATCCTGGTGGGTGCATTGCTGGCAGCGTCCACCGGGGTGGTAGGCGCCAGTGTTGTTGCCATGGGTCTGATTTCCCTGCCGGTAATGCTGGCGCACAAATATGACAAGCGCCTGGCCACGGGCAGCATCTGTGCGTCGGGGACTCTGGGACAGATCGTGCCACCGTCCATCATCCTGATCATTCTGGGTGATGTACTCGGCCTGCCGGTCGGCGACCTGTTCAGAGCAGCCGTCGGGCCCGGCGTTGTGCTGGTCGGCCTGTACATTATCTACATCCTGGTCATGACTCGCCTGAAACCGGAGACTGCCCCCCCTATGCCGGTGGATCCAAACCGGTCCCGCAAGCAGGAGATCGTATCCGCACTGTTCGCCATTATTCCTCCGCTGGCTCTGATCGTTGTTGTTCTCGGGTCAATCTTTACCGGTATCGCCACACCCACCGAATCGTCGGCACTGGGTGGCGTTGGCGCAGTGGTTCTGGCAATCATCTATCGCCAGTTCTCGTTCAAGATGGTCTGGGACAGCTCCAAGGACACCGTCAAGGTGACCGCCATGGTGTTCGCGATTCTGATCGGTGCAACCGCGTTCTCCATGGTGTTCAGCTATACTGGTGGCGACTATATCCTTGAGGATTGGCTGCATGCCCTACCAGGTGAGCAATGGGGCTTCATCATTCTGGCCATGCTGGTCATTCTGGTGCTGGGCTTCTTCATCGACTTTGTGGAAATTTCTTTCATCATCGTACCGATTCTGGCCCCGGTGGCAGAAGCCATGGGTATCAACATGCTCTGGTTTGCCATCCTGATCGCCATGAACCTGCAGACGAGCTTTTTGACGCCACCCTTTGGGTTCGCGCTCTTCTACCTGAAAGGGGTGGCCCCACCGAATGTGAAAACAACGGATATCTACAAGGGCATCATCCCCTTTATTCTTATCCAGATACTGGTACTGGCACTGATCGTGATTTTCCCCGAGTGGTTCGGGATGAGTTCCATGTACTGA
- a CDS encoding SAM-dependent methyltransferase: MNQSTAQKSEQAEREQKPHVLTLPLEQTQANRAPHSYERWLIAKLMRMAGSPPVRFQLWNDEVIDLGNQEARFTIHLMDPKALYTLVTNPNLAFGDLYSAGRLEVDGELPDLMEALYRSVHRARQKWPKWLDALWRNPNPRSTGILEAKENIHHHYDLGNEFYQLWLDHAAMQYTCAYYEQPELTLEQAQLAKLEHVCRKLRLRPGMTVVEAGCGWGGLARYMARNYGVNVDSYNISKEQLTFAREQARKEKLEHLINYVEDDYRNIEGQYDAFVSIGMLEHVGKQNFQTLSELIKRSLKPDGIALLHSIGRNRPMLMNAWIEKRIFPGAYPPSIGEFMEICEHGDFSVLDVENLRLHYAQTLTHWMERFNRNEDKVSEMYDDHFTRAWRMYLAGSIAAFRAGSLQLFQVVFTHGDNNQLPQSRQDLYAFPAAPEDI; this comes from the coding sequence ATGAATCAGAGTACTGCCCAGAAATCCGAGCAGGCAGAACGTGAACAAAAACCTCACGTGCTGACATTACCGCTTGAACAGACCCAGGCAAACAGAGCCCCGCATAGTTACGAACGGTGGCTGATTGCCAAGCTGATGAGAATGGCGGGCTCACCACCCGTGCGGTTTCAATTGTGGAATGATGAAGTAATTGATCTGGGGAACCAGGAAGCGAGGTTCACCATACACCTGATGGATCCAAAGGCTCTCTATACACTGGTCACCAACCCAAACCTTGCCTTCGGCGACCTTTACAGCGCCGGAAGACTTGAGGTGGATGGCGAACTGCCCGACCTCATGGAAGCCCTGTATCGGAGCGTTCACAGGGCGCGTCAAAAATGGCCCAAGTGGCTGGATGCCTTGTGGCGCAATCCCAATCCACGCTCTACCGGAATTTTGGAGGCCAAGGAGAATATTCACCACCATTACGATCTGGGCAATGAGTTTTACCAGCTTTGGCTGGACCATGCCGCCATGCAATACACCTGCGCCTATTACGAGCAGCCGGAACTCACGCTCGAACAGGCCCAGCTTGCCAAGCTCGAGCACGTGTGTCGCAAGCTCAGGTTAAGACCGGGCATGACAGTGGTCGAGGCGGGCTGTGGCTGGGGAGGACTCGCCAGGTACATGGCCCGAAACTATGGAGTAAATGTCGACTCGTACAATATCTCAAAGGAACAGCTCACCTTCGCCCGGGAGCAGGCCCGCAAGGAGAAGCTGGAACACCTTATAAATTACGTCGAGGACGACTACCGCAATATAGAAGGCCAATACGATGCCTTTGTTTCCATTGGCATGCTTGAGCACGTAGGCAAGCAGAACTTCCAGACGTTATCAGAGCTGATCAAGCGAAGCCTGAAACCTGACGGCATAGCCCTCTTGCACAGCATCGGCCGTAATCGCCCCATGCTGATGAATGCCTGGATTGAAAAACGGATTTTCCCCGGGGCCTATCCGCCCAGCATCGGAGAGTTCATGGAAATCTGTGAGCACGGCGACTTCTCCGTACTGGATGTCGAAAACCTGCGGCTGCACTATGCCCAGACGCTGACCCACTGGATGGAACGCTTCAACCGGAATGAAGACAAGGTCTCGGAGATGTACGACGATCACTTCACCCGTGCCTGGCGCATGTATCTGGCGGGCTCAATTGCGGCGTTCAGGGCCGGTTCGTTGCAGCTGTTCCAGGTGGTGTTTACTCACGGGGACAATAACCAGCTGCCGCAGAGCCGTCAGGATCTTTATGCATTTCCCGCAGCACCAGAGGATATCTGA
- a CDS encoding NAD(P)/FAD-dependent oxidoreductase, with translation MDYYDLIIVGAGPAGSTLANALSNSGKRILIIDKQDFPRDKTCAGWVTPAVMQTLGIDLEDYGNGRTLQPIRRFRIGMMGQSAVENDHGDVVSYGIRRCEFDTYLLDRVQFPKKLSTPVKSIVRKDGNWVVNDTWEAPLVVGAGGHFCPVARLLGDGPGSHETIVAAKEVEFEMTPEQAEACQARGDTPELWFCRDLKGYAWVFRKGNYLNIGLGREDNHKLTGHLQDFVDEMKASGRIPSDLPGRFKGHAYLLYAHAERPLVDDGVLLIGDSAGLAYTQSGEGIRPAIESALMAADVIRKVSDYSASALQIYGDAVAERFGNRAADTEQGWQLPDWVKMPLASTLMRSHWFTRKVVTEKWFLHQEIPPLEVAV, from the coding sequence ATGGATTACTACGACCTGATCATTGTCGGCGCGGGTCCGGCCGGCTCGACTCTGGCAAACGCACTAAGCAACAGCGGCAAGCGTATTCTGATCATCGACAAGCAGGACTTTCCCCGGGACAAAACCTGCGCCGGCTGGGTTACACCGGCGGTGATGCAGACGTTAGGCATTGATCTCGAAGATTACGGCAATGGCCGCACGCTGCAGCCTATTCGCCGCTTCCGCATTGGAATGATGGGACAGTCCGCGGTGGAAAACGACCATGGCGATGTTGTGAGCTATGGCATCCGACGCTGCGAATTTGACACCTACTTGCTTGACCGTGTCCAGTTCCCGAAAAAACTCTCCACCCCCGTCAAGTCCATTGTCCGAAAAGACGGCAACTGGGTAGTCAATGATACCTGGGAAGCGCCACTTGTCGTCGGGGCCGGCGGGCATTTCTGCCCGGTCGCCCGGCTTTTGGGTGATGGTCCCGGCAGTCATGAAACCATCGTCGCTGCCAAGGAAGTGGAGTTTGAAATGACACCGGAACAGGCGGAAGCCTGCCAGGCTCGCGGTGATACGCCCGAACTGTGGTTTTGCCGTGATCTGAAAGGCTATGCCTGGGTATTTCGCAAGGGCAACTATCTCAACATCGGGCTCGGCCGGGAAGACAATCATAAACTGACCGGGCACTTGCAGGACTTTGTTGACGAAATGAAGGCCTCTGGCCGAATCCCCTCCGACCTGCCGGGCCGGTTCAAGGGGCATGCTTACCTGCTATACGCTCATGCAGAACGCCCTTTGGTGGATGATGGTGTCCTTCTGATCGGTGATTCTGCCGGGCTCGCCTACACCCAGAGCGGTGAAGGTATCCGCCCGGCCATTGAGTCCGCACTTATGGCGGCAGATGTCATACGGAAGGTATCGGACTACTCCGCGTCAGCCTTGCAAATATACGGCGATGCCGTTGCTGAGCGATTTGGCAACCGGGCAGCCGACACAGAACAGGGCTGGCAGCTGCCAGACTGGGTCAAGATGCCACTGGCCAGCACCTTGATGCGCTCACACTGGTTTACCAGGAAGGTGGTGACCGAGAAGTGGTTCCTGCACCAGGAGATTCCTCCTCTAGAGGTGGCTGTGTAA
- a CDS encoding Dps family protein: MGKNFIGLDTEKTEKLADSLNDLLSNYQIFYMNVRGYHWNIKGDNFFELHVKFEELYDDLLLKIDEVAERVLTLGHRPAHAYSTYIDRSEIPERKDVSDGKEAMENIVESFAKLIGKQRDLLSLAGDAEDEGTVSLMSDYISQQEKTVWMYRSYLGH, encoded by the coding sequence ATGGGTAAGAACTTCATTGGTTTGGACACGGAAAAGACAGAAAAGCTGGCTGATTCCCTGAATGACTTGCTGTCCAATTACCAGATCTTCTATATGAACGTTCGTGGTTACCATTGGAACATCAAGGGCGATAATTTTTTTGAATTACACGTCAAGTTCGAGGAATTGTACGACGACCTGTTGCTCAAGATTGACGAGGTTGCAGAGCGGGTCCTGACCCTTGGTCATCGTCCGGCCCATGCTTACAGTACGTACATTGACCGGTCAGAAATCCCTGAGCGGAAAGATGTGTCTGACGGTAAGGAAGCGATGGAAAACATCGTGGAAAGCTTTGCCAAGCTGATCGGCAAACAGCGCGACCTGCTGAGCCTGGCGGGTGATGCCGAGGACGAGGGTACGGTATCCCTGATGAGCGACTATATTTCCCAGCAAGAAAAAACCGTGTGGATGTACAGAAGCTACCTCGGTCATTAA
- a CDS encoding dihydrolipoyl dehydrogenase, which yields MEKREVDVAIIGAGTAGMVAYQRARKTTDRVVLIEGEQYGTTCARVGCMPSKLLIAAAENAHQMELGPLFGVTARDISIDGKAVLARVRKERDRFVGSVIKSVEGFPESHRILGHARFAGPHLLIVKTANGQAMEVEAKRIIIATGSRPNIPRFLKEARDRLVVNDDLFEWQDLPESVAVFGPGVIGLELGQALSRLGVRVRMFGVGGAVGPIRDESIRDCALKAFNREFPLDPDADVKHVGRTDDGVSVTFIDPVEGQVTETFDYLLAATGRRPNVDGLDIQNADIELDEKGMPLFDPHTLRCGDSHIFIAGDANSALPLLHEAADEGRIAGDNAAAYPDVRTGLRKTPLSVVFTDPQIASVGLTIDQVNEQCRGCFAVGEVSFADQGRSRVIGKNEGLLRVYGEHGSGLFMGAEMFGPAAEHIAHLLAWSAQRRLTVSEMLEMPFYHPVIEEGLRTALKQLNRNLSIGPEPADGCLECGPGV from the coding sequence ATGGAGAAGCGAGAGGTTGATGTCGCCATTATTGGTGCCGGCACCGCCGGCATGGTGGCGTACCAGCGCGCCCGCAAGACCACTGACCGGGTGGTCCTGATCGAGGGGGAGCAATACGGAACCACTTGCGCCCGGGTAGGCTGCATGCCGAGCAAGCTCCTGATCGCAGCGGCGGAAAATGCCCACCAGATGGAACTGGGGCCGTTATTCGGTGTCACCGCCCGTGACATCTCCATAGACGGTAAGGCGGTTTTGGCGCGGGTTCGAAAGGAGCGTGACCGTTTTGTTGGTTCTGTCATCAAATCCGTGGAAGGTTTTCCCGAGTCCCACCGGATCCTCGGCCATGCCCGGTTTGCAGGTCCGCACCTGCTGATCGTGAAGACTGCAAACGGTCAGGCCATGGAAGTCGAAGCAAAGCGAATCATCATAGCAACTGGCTCCCGTCCGAATATCCCCCGGTTTCTCAAAGAGGCGAGGGACCGGTTGGTTGTGAACGATGATCTGTTTGAATGGCAGGATCTGCCGGAGTCAGTGGCGGTGTTTGGCCCCGGGGTCATTGGCCTGGAGTTGGGGCAGGCACTGAGCCGGCTTGGCGTGCGTGTGAGGATGTTTGGTGTCGGTGGTGCTGTTGGTCCAATCAGGGACGAGTCTATCCGGGACTGTGCGCTCAAGGCATTTAATCGTGAGTTTCCGTTAGATCCGGATGCGGACGTCAAGCACGTGGGGCGAACGGACGATGGTGTCAGCGTGACGTTTATTGACCCTGTTGAGGGGCAGGTCACCGAAACCTTTGATTACCTGTTGGCTGCGACGGGGCGTCGGCCAAATGTTGATGGTCTGGATATTCAGAATGCGGATATTGAACTCGATGAAAAAGGTATGCCGTTATTCGACCCTCATACCCTGCGCTGTGGGGATAGTCATATCTTCATTGCTGGTGATGCCAACAGTGCCCTGCCTCTGCTGCACGAGGCCGCAGATGAGGGCCGCATCGCCGGCGACAATGCGGCAGCCTACCCGGATGTGCGAACCGGGCTGCGCAAGACTCCGCTATCGGTAGTGTTTACCGATCCACAGATTGCCTCGGTAGGTCTGACGATTGATCAGGTCAATGAGCAGTGCCGCGGTTGTTTCGCCGTGGGTGAAGTCTCCTTTGCAGATCAGGGCCGGAGCCGGGTCATCGGCAAAAATGAGGGGTTGCTGAGGGTTTATGGTGAACACGGGAGTGGACTGTTCATGGGAGCCGAAATGTTTGGACCTGCGGCAGAACACATTGCTCACCTGCTGGCCTGGTCGGCCCAGCGTCGGTTGACGGTCAGTGAGATGCTGGAGATGCCGTTTTACCATCCGGTGATTGAGGAGGGTTTGCGGACTGCGCTGAAGCAACTCAACCGAAACCTGAGCATAGGGCCGGAACCGGCAGACGGATGCCTCGAGTGCGGACCGGGGGTTTAG
- a CDS encoding LysE family translocator translates to MPSGITKKQGEPELQNYWPEFLTVAVVHLLAVASPGPDFAVMLRQALCQSRKNALLTALGVGIGILVHVGYSLLGIGLVIQQSVWLFNLLKMVGALYLTWTALQCLRARASDIEVQTGPRVSQSGFAAVRLGFLTNALNPKATLFFVSLFSVVISPGTPIELQAGYGIYMATATALWFALVAVFFTLPGVRRGFSRFGHWLDRLMGGVLLLLAGQLLLSTVSGSEPPSGPTPGMDR, encoded by the coding sequence ATGCCCTCCGGGATAACAAAAAAACAGGGGGAACCAGAGTTGCAGAACTATTGGCCGGAATTTCTGACCGTGGCCGTGGTCCATCTGCTGGCCGTTGCCAGCCCGGGACCTGACTTTGCGGTGATGCTCAGGCAGGCACTCTGTCAGAGCCGAAAGAATGCTCTATTGACTGCTCTCGGTGTGGGTATTGGCATTCTCGTGCATGTGGGTTACTCACTGCTCGGTATCGGGCTTGTCATCCAGCAGTCCGTCTGGCTCTTCAACCTCCTGAAAATGGTAGGTGCGCTTTATCTGACCTGGACTGCCCTGCAATGTCTGCGCGCACGAGCCAGTGACATCGAGGTGCAAACAGGTCCTCGTGTGTCACAATCCGGGTTCGCCGCCGTGCGACTGGGTTTTCTCACCAACGCTTTGAACCCCAAGGCGACACTGTTTTTCGTATCGTTATTCTCCGTGGTCATCAGCCCTGGCACCCCCATTGAACTGCAAGCCGGGTACGGCATTTATATGGCGACAGCAACAGCGCTGTGGTTTGCACTGGTAGCGGTGTTTTTCACGCTACCGGGCGTCCGCCGGGGCTTCAGCCGGTTTGGGCACTGGCTTGACCGTCTCATGGGCGGCGTGCTTCTGTTGCTGGCCGGTCAGCTCCTGCTATCTACAGTGAGCGGATCAGAGCCTCCGTCTGGGCCCACCCCAGGCATGGATCGGTAA
- a CDS encoding 3-deoxy-7-phosphoheptulonate synthase, with protein MNMPPSTDVHSQTASAAALAEREEVALPTSEGLRQQLPVGEHLASQIAAHRGAVRRILRGDDARTLLVMGPCSIHDEVAALEYGEKLKALADAVSDRFLIVMRAYLEKPRTTVGWKGLLYDPERTGSGDLNEGLIRSRRLLLNLAGMGLPVATEALSPFAMDYLGDLVSWTAIGARTTESQVHREMVSGLSMPVGFKNGTDGGVAVATNAMKSAAHPHHHMGVSATGAPVMITTRGNPDTHLVLRGGRGITNYDADSIAEAVRSLADAGLSTAVMVDCSHDNACKEVERQLDIARDVMAQKQAGNTNVRGLMLESFLEPGRQDDGDDLTYGCSITDPCLGWAQTEALIRSL; from the coding sequence ATGAACATGCCACCAAGCACCGATGTGCACAGTCAGACCGCGTCTGCAGCCGCACTTGCCGAACGTGAGGAGGTGGCCCTGCCAACGTCCGAGGGGTTGCGTCAGCAGTTACCGGTTGGTGAACACCTCGCCTCGCAGATCGCAGCGCATCGTGGGGCCGTCCGCCGGATCCTGCGTGGGGACGATGCCAGAACGCTCCTTGTGATGGGGCCCTGTTCAATTCATGACGAAGTAGCGGCACTGGAATATGGAGAAAAGCTGAAAGCACTGGCGGATGCGGTGAGTGACCGTTTTCTCATTGTTATGCGAGCCTATCTCGAAAAACCCCGGACCACGGTTGGCTGGAAAGGTCTGCTCTATGATCCGGAACGCACCGGCTCAGGGGATCTTAACGAGGGGCTGATTCGTTCCCGTCGACTCCTGCTTAACCTCGCCGGCATGGGGTTGCCTGTGGCCACGGAGGCTCTGAGTCCTTTCGCCATGGATTATCTGGGAGATCTCGTTAGCTGGACCGCAATCGGCGCACGGACCACGGAGTCCCAGGTGCACCGGGAAATGGTCAGTGGCCTGTCGATGCCGGTGGGTTTCAAAAACGGAACTGATGGAGGCGTGGCGGTTGCCACAAATGCCATGAAGTCGGCCGCCCACCCTCACCATCACATGGGTGTCTCCGCCACCGGCGCGCCAGTGATGATTACCACCCGGGGGAATCCCGATACGCACCTGGTGCTGCGGGGCGGACGAGGTATCACCAATTATGATGCGGACAGCATTGCGGAGGCGGTCAGGTCGCTGGCCGATGCCGGTCTGTCCACGGCAGTCATGGTGGACTGCAGCCACGACAATGCCTGCAAAGAGGTTGAGCGCCAGCTGGACATCGCCCGGGACGTCATGGCCCAGAAGCAGGCGGGCAACACCAATGTGAGGGGGCTGATGCTGGAGAGCTTCCTTGAACCCGGACGTCAGGACGATGGTGATGACCTGACCTACGGCTGCTCCATTACCGATCCATGCCTGGGGTGGGCCCAGACGGAGGCTCTGATCCGCTCACTGTAG